From one Pseudomonas fluorescens genomic stretch:
- the fdhA gene encoding formaldehyde dehydrogenase, glutathione-independent: MSGNRGVVYLGGGKVEVQKIDYPKMQDPRGRKIEHGVILRVVSTNICGSDQHMVRGRTTAQVGLVLGHEITGEVIEKGRDVENLQIGDLVSVPFNVACGRCRSCKEQHTGVCLTVNPARAGGAYGYVDMGDWTGGQAEYVLVPYADFNLLKLPNRDKAMEKIRDLTCLSDILPTGYHGAVTAGVGPGSSVYIAGAGPVGLAAAASARLLGAAVVIVGDVNPVRLAHAKAQGFEIADLSQDTPLHEQIANLLGEPEVDCAVDAVGFEARGHGHAGAKHEAPATVLNSLMGVVRVAGKIGIPGLYVTEDPGAVDAAAKIGSLSIRFGLGWAKSHSFHTGQTPVMKYNRQLMQAIMWDRINIAEVVGVQVISLDQAPEGYGEFDAGVPKKFVIDPHKLFSAA; encoded by the coding sequence ATGTCTGGTAATCGTGGTGTGGTGTATCTCGGCGGCGGCAAGGTCGAGGTGCAGAAGATTGACTACCCGAAAATGCAGGACCCGCGCGGTCGCAAGATCGAGCACGGGGTAATCCTGCGGGTGGTCTCCACCAACATCTGTGGCTCCGACCAGCACATGGTCCGCGGCCGTACCACGGCTCAGGTCGGCCTGGTGCTGGGCCATGAAATCACTGGCGAAGTCATCGAGAAGGGCAGGGACGTCGAGAACCTGCAGATCGGTGACCTGGTGTCGGTACCGTTCAACGTCGCCTGCGGCCGCTGCCGCTCGTGCAAAGAGCAACACACCGGCGTCTGCCTCACCGTCAACCCGGCCCGCGCCGGTGGCGCCTACGGCTATGTCGACATGGGCGACTGGACCGGCGGCCAGGCCGAATACGTGCTGGTGCCGTACGCTGACTTCAACCTGCTGAAACTGCCAAACCGCGACAAGGCCATGGAGAAGATCCGCGACCTGACTTGCCTGTCGGACATCCTCCCCACCGGCTACCACGGTGCGGTAACGGCCGGTGTTGGCCCGGGCAGCTCGGTGTACATCGCCGGGGCCGGCCCGGTAGGCCTGGCTGCGGCTGCGTCGGCGCGTTTGCTGGGCGCTGCGGTGGTGATCGTTGGTGACGTCAACCCGGTGCGCCTGGCCCACGCCAAGGCCCAGGGTTTCGAGATTGCCGACCTGTCCCAGGACACCCCGCTGCATGAACAGATCGCCAACCTGCTGGGCGAGCCGGAGGTTGACTGCGCGGTCGACGCCGTAGGCTTTGAAGCCCGTGGCCACGGCCATGCCGGCGCCAAGCACGAAGCGCCGGCCACTGTGCTCAACTCGTTGATGGGCGTGGTGCGGGTCGCGGGCAAGATCGGTATCCCCGGCCTGTACGTCACCGAAGACCCGGGCGCGGTGGACGCTGCGGCGAAGATCGGCAGCCTGAGTATTCGCTTCGGCCTCGGCTGGGCCAAGTCACACAGCTTCCACACCGGGCAAACGCCGGTGATGAAGTACAACCGCCAGCTGATGCAGGCGATCATGTGGGACCGCATCAACATTGCTGAAGTGGTGGGCGTGCAGGTGATCAGCCTGGACCAGGCACCTGAAGGTTATGGCGAGTTCGATGCCGGCGTGCCAAAGAAATTCGTCATCGACCCGCACAAGCTGTTCAGCGCGGCCTAA
- a CDS encoding REP-associated tyrosine transposase, producing MDSPASHRPRRGRFSEPGRLYLLTSITRDRVPIFDNFHAARCIPRQFRQAQLEGAARTLAWVVMPDHVHWLIELQQGSLACLMRRFKSRSRCALYKLGTLQGRLWQPGYHDHGLRREENVCAVARYVVANPLRAGLVKKLGDYPHWDAVWL from the coding sequence ATGGACAGTCCCGCTTCCCATCGCCCGCGCCGCGGTCGTTTCTCCGAACCCGGCCGCCTGTACCTGCTGACCAGCATTACTCGCGACCGAGTGCCAATATTCGACAACTTCCACGCCGCCCGCTGCATCCCCAGGCAGTTTCGCCAGGCACAACTCGAAGGCGCCGCTCGCACCTTGGCCTGGGTGGTGATGCCCGATCACGTGCACTGGCTGATCGAACTGCAGCAGGGCTCATTGGCCTGCCTGATGCGCCGCTTCAAGTCACGCAGCCGTTGTGCGCTGTACAAGCTCGGCACACTGCAAGGCAGGCTGTGGCAGCCTGGGTACCATGACCATGGGTTGCGTCGGGAAGAGAATGTATGCGCGGTAGCGCGCTATGTGGTGGCCAACCCGCTGCGGGCCGGGCTGGTGAAGAAGCTGGGGGATTATCCGCATTGGGATGCGGTTTGGTTGTGA
- a CDS encoding DUF2780 domain-containing protein, producing MKRFALVTLMTLAATPVFAGFSLNDAANVYNAAKGNNGDAAVQAPAASADLLNTLGSELKVTPEQAIGGTGALLGLARNQLSSGDYEQLSKAVPGLDLLSGEQALGGLNGLGALLGKSDKSSALSNALGNVKDTNDLNNAFSGLGMDTGMIGQFAPLILQYLGQQGVGGSLLQSLGSLWGAGGSVPSV from the coding sequence ATGAAACGTTTCGCACTGGTCACCCTGATGACCCTGGCTGCCACTCCGGTGTTCGCAGGCTTCAGCCTCAATGACGCGGCCAACGTCTACAACGCCGCCAAGGGCAACAATGGCGATGCCGCCGTGCAGGCGCCAGCGGCTTCGGCGGACCTGCTTAATACCCTCGGCAGCGAACTGAAAGTCACCCCCGAACAAGCCATTGGCGGCACCGGCGCACTGCTGGGCCTGGCCAGAAACCAGCTCAGCAGCGGCGACTACGAGCAGTTGAGCAAAGCGGTACCGGGCCTCGACCTGCTTTCCGGAGAGCAAGCTCTGGGCGGTTTGAACGGCTTGGGTGCGCTGCTCGGTAAGAGCGACAAGTCTTCGGCCCTGAGCAATGCCCTGGGCAATGTCAAAGACACCAACGACCTGAACAACGCCTTCAGCGGGCTGGGCATGGACACCGGGATGATCGGCCAGTTTGCCCCGTTGATCCTGCAGTACCTCGGCCAGCAAGGCGTCGGCGGCTCGCTGCTGCAGAGCCTGGGCAGCCTGTGGGGCGCCGGTGGTAGCGTACCTTCCGTTTAA
- a CDS encoding DUF350 domain-containing protein, whose protein sequence is MFMDALKMSLPADAVLGFVVYMLGAAVLFALYAFIYTRLTPYNELRLIREGNNAAAIALAGALIGFAIPVASAISHSISLLDFLLWALIAAVVQLLAFVVVNRCVKGMAERVARQETASAILLAAVSIGTGLLNAACMTPAA, encoded by the coding sequence ATGTTTATGGATGCCCTGAAGATGTCTTTGCCTGCCGACGCCGTGCTCGGCTTTGTGGTCTACATGCTCGGCGCCGCCGTGCTGTTCGCCCTCTACGCATTCATCTACACCCGCCTGACCCCGTACAACGAATTGCGCCTGATCCGCGAAGGCAACAATGCCGCGGCCATTGCCCTGGCCGGTGCGCTGATCGGCTTTGCGATTCCAGTGGCCAGTGCCATTTCCCATTCGATTTCCCTGCTCGACTTCCTGCTCTGGGCGCTGATCGCTGCGGTGGTGCAGTTGCTCGCGTTCGTGGTGGTCAACCGCTGCGTCAAAGGCATGGCTGAACGGGTTGCCCGCCAGGAGACCGCCTCGGCCATTCTGCTGGCCGCCGTGTCCATCGGCACTGGCCTGCTCAACGCCGCCTGCATGACCCCCGCCGCCTGA
- a CDS encoding DUF1190 domain-containing protein: MKRSKTIRLVALGSLPLVLSACGDRPTKIISETKRYQDVDYCVMDGKPRQVCQQAWVAAQNHHAANVPRFLTAESCETAYFKCDYRPYAKNFIPPMEGFALTTERQVYADDEDESSSGSSTTSSSSSGGSGGGRRYYEYTDTDPRFSSEAIYHERDGRNAFKVSTLTEQVANHNYYSGLDTSYPASRPFSEAAQHAAMSSGAGAVSSDPAHVGSAHPTIIPMAQPNKLISSARPFAVGTHNGFVSRASGRGGFAS, translated from the coding sequence ATGAAACGCAGCAAAACCATTCGCCTGGTCGCTCTGGGCAGTCTGCCCCTGGTGCTGTCCGCCTGTGGCGACCGGCCAACCAAGATCATCAGCGAAACCAAGCGCTATCAGGACGTCGACTATTGCGTCATGGACGGCAAGCCGCGCCAGGTATGCCAGCAGGCCTGGGTCGCTGCGCAGAACCACCATGCCGCCAACGTCCCGCGCTTCTTGACCGCCGAGAGCTGTGAAACGGCCTATTTCAAGTGCGATTATCGCCCCTACGCAAAGAACTTCATCCCGCCGATGGAAGGCTTTGCCCTGACCACCGAACGCCAGGTGTACGCCGACGATGAGGACGAAAGCAGTAGCGGCTCGTCGACCACCAGCTCCTCCTCGAGCGGCGGCTCCGGCGGCGGGCGCCGCTATTACGAGTACACCGATACCGACCCGCGCTTTTCGTCCGAGGCGATCTACCACGAGCGCGACGGGCGCAACGCGTTCAAGGTCAGCACCCTGACCGAGCAGGTCGCCAACCACAATTACTACAGCGGCCTGGACACCTCGTATCCAGCGTCGCGACCGTTCAGCGAAGCGGCGCAGCATGCGGCGATGAGTAGTGGTGCTGGCGCTGTCAGCAGCGATCCGGCGCATGTGGGCAGCGCCCATCCAACCATCATCCCCATGGCCCAGCCGAACAAGTTGATCAGCTCGGCACGGCCGTTCGCGGTGGGCACCCACAACGGTTTTGTCTCGCGCGCTTCGGGGCGTGGCGGCTTTGCGTCCTGA
- a CDS encoding glutathionylspermidine synthase family protein, translated as MKRISIAPRPDWRATAEHFGFNFHTFGDEPYWDETAYYQFSLRQIEDDLEEPTRELHVLCMALVAEVVDSEELLERLAIPAPYFDLIRRSWRDGHPHFYGRMDLCYDGQGPAKLLEANYDTPTSLYEASFFQYLWLEQQMQRGVLPADADQFNSLEDKLTQVMRANTFATPFYFSSVKDSIEDRGTVEYLRDIALGAGLDARLVDMEDIGLSRGGRFVDDVGAPIPSLFKLYPWEDIFHDPYGPAIANSGTLFVEPPWKAILSNKGMLALLWERHQGHPNLLPAFIEQAPGATLDKGWVRKPFFSREGANIEIHTGSGQRVVEDGPYGGGPSIIQQFRALPRFADSYTVIGSWVVGDLPAGIGIREDNSLITKDSSRFLPHAIIG; from the coding sequence ATGAAGCGAATTTCCATTGCCCCGCGCCCCGACTGGCGTGCCACCGCCGAGCACTTCGGCTTCAACTTCCACACCTTTGGCGACGAGCCCTACTGGGACGAGACGGCCTACTACCAGTTCAGCCTGCGGCAGATCGAAGACGATCTCGAAGAGCCGACTCGCGAGCTGCACGTGTTGTGCATGGCGCTGGTGGCCGAGGTGGTCGACAGTGAAGAGCTGCTTGAGCGCCTGGCCATCCCTGCGCCGTACTTCGACCTGATCCGTCGTTCGTGGCGCGACGGCCACCCGCATTTCTACGGGCGCATGGACCTGTGCTACGACGGCCAGGGCCCGGCCAAGCTGCTGGAGGCCAACTACGACACGCCGACGTCACTCTACGAAGCCAGCTTCTTCCAGTACCTGTGGCTGGAGCAGCAGATGCAGCGCGGCGTGCTGCCAGCCGATGCCGATCAGTTCAACAGCCTGGAAGACAAGCTCACCCAGGTAATGAGGGCCAATACCTTTGCTACGCCGTTCTACTTTTCTTCGGTAAAAGACTCGATTGAAGACCGCGGCACCGTCGAATACCTGCGCGATATCGCCCTGGGCGCCGGGCTGGATGCGCGTCTGGTGGACATGGAAGACATCGGCCTGAGCCGTGGCGGGCGCTTTGTCGATGACGTGGGCGCGCCGATCCCGAGCCTGTTCAAGCTCTACCCCTGGGAAGACATCTTCCACGACCCCTACGGCCCGGCGATTGCCAACAGCGGCACCTTGTTCGTCGAGCCGCCGTGGAAGGCGATCCTCTCCAACAAAGGCATGCTGGCGCTGCTGTGGGAGCGTCACCAGGGCCACCCGAACCTGCTGCCGGCGTTCATCGAGCAAGCGCCGGGCGCGACGCTGGACAAGGGCTGGGTACGCAAACCGTTCTTCTCTCGCGAAGGCGCCAACATCGAGATCCACACCGGCAGTGGCCAGCGAGTGGTCGAAGACGGCCCCTATGGCGGCGGGCCGAGCATCATCCAGCAGTTCCGGGCGCTGCCGCGCTTTGCCGACAGCTACACGGTGATCGGCAGCTGGGTGGTCGGCGACTTGCCGGCGGGTATCGGTATTCGCGAAGACAACTCGCTGATCACCAAGGACAGCAGCCGCTTCCTGCCCCATGCGATCATCGGTTGA
- a CDS encoding acyltransferase, giving the protein MRRLLTGILVTLLLLLNTLVLIGPLMVFALLKLVLPGRYRDYASWAVMWIAETWAEIDKLIFRLCIPTVWDVRGAADLRIDTSYLAVSNHQSWVDIPALIQVLNRRIPFFKFFLKKELIWVPLLGLAWWALDYPFMKRYSKAFLDKHPELKGQDLEITKAACELFKRQPVTVVNYLEGTRFTEAKRAAQHSPFKHLLKPKAGGVAFVLAALGEQLDALLDVTIVYPGDQAPGFWDLLSGHLPRVIIDIQVHELDSALWSGDYENDPALRQTVQDWVNQLWHAKDARIEALRAELR; this is encoded by the coding sequence ATGCGCCGCTTGCTGACGGGCATTCTTGTGACCTTGCTGTTGCTGCTCAACACCCTGGTCCTGATCGGCCCGCTGATGGTCTTTGCCCTGCTCAAACTGGTCCTGCCCGGCCGCTACCGCGACTACGCCTCATGGGCGGTGATGTGGATCGCCGAAACCTGGGCCGAAATCGACAAACTGATCTTCCGCCTGTGCATCCCCACCGTCTGGGACGTGCGCGGCGCCGCCGACCTGCGCATCGATACTTCGTACCTGGCGGTCAGCAACCACCAGAGCTGGGTCGACATCCCAGCGCTGATCCAGGTGCTCAACCGCCGCATTCCGTTCTTCAAGTTCTTCCTGAAAAAAGAGCTGATCTGGGTACCCTTGCTGGGCCTGGCCTGGTGGGCGCTGGATTACCCGTTCATGAAGCGCTACAGCAAGGCTTTCCTCGACAAGCACCCCGAGCTCAAGGGCCAGGACCTGGAGATCACCAAGGCCGCCTGCGAGCTGTTCAAACGCCAGCCGGTAACCGTGGTCAACTACCTCGAAGGCACGCGCTTCACCGAAGCCAAGCGCGCCGCCCAGCACTCACCGTTCAAGCACTTGCTCAAACCCAAGGCCGGCGGCGTGGCCTTCGTGTTGGCGGCGCTGGGCGAACAGCTCGACGCCCTGCTCGATGTCACCATCGTCTACCCCGGCGACCAGGCCCCGGGTTTCTGGGACCTGCTTAGCGGCCATTTGCCGAGGGTGATCATCGATATCCAGGTGCATGAACTGGACTCGGCGCTGTGGAGTGGCGACTACGAAAACGACCCGGCCTTGCGCCAGACCGTGCAGGACTGGGTCAACCAGCTCTGGCACGCCAAGGACGCCCGCATCGAGGCCCTGCGCGCCGAGCTGCGCTGA
- a CDS encoding ATP-dependent zinc protease family protein gives MKSVLALLSLLALPVMAAEPTLYGRYEYIKLPEVGGQTFKAKMDTGALTASLSAKDIETFTRDGEDWVRFRVATKDADGKVYEHKLARISKIKNRADEDEDGEGAEISKRPVVDLELCLGDVKRTVEVNLTDRSSFNYPLLIGAKALREFKAAVNPARRFTADKPDC, from the coding sequence GTGAAATCGGTACTTGCACTGCTGTCCCTGTTGGCCCTGCCGGTGATGGCCGCCGAGCCGACCCTGTATGGCCGCTACGAATACATCAAACTGCCGGAAGTCGGTGGCCAGACCTTCAAGGCCAAGATGGACACCGGCGCGCTGACCGCCTCGCTGTCGGCCAAGGACATCGAGACCTTCACCCGTGATGGCGAAGACTGGGTGCGCTTTCGTGTCGCCACCAAGGATGCCGACGGCAAGGTTTATGAACACAAGCTGGCGCGCATCAGCAAGATCAAGAACCGCGCCGATGAAGACGAAGACGGCGAGGGTGCCGAGATCAGCAAACGCCCGGTGGTCGACCTGGAGCTGTGCCTGGGCGATGTAAAACGCACCGTCGAAGTCAACCTGACCGACCGCAGCAGCTTCAACTATCCGTTGCTGATTGGTGCCAAGGCATTGCGCGAGTTCAAGGCGGCGGTAAACCCGGCGCGGCGGTTTACCGCAGACAAGCCGGATTGCTGA
- the creB gene encoding two-component system response regulator CreB, with protein MPHILIVEDEAAIADTLIFALQGDGHSTEWVSLGSAALEQHRQRPADLIILDIGLPDISGFETCRQLRRFSEVPVMFLSARDGEIDRVVGLEIGADDYVVKPFSPREVAARVRAILKRMAPRAESLASIAQLFQVDTLRMQIHYRGQALSLTRHEFRLLQSLLEQPERVFSREQLLDAVGVAADAGYERSIDSHIKSLRAKLRAVAADAEPIQTHRGLGYSYSPSHS; from the coding sequence ATGCCGCATATTTTAATTGTCGAAGACGAAGCGGCCATCGCCGATACGCTGATTTTCGCCCTGCAAGGCGACGGTCACAGCACCGAATGGGTGAGCCTCGGCAGCGCCGCGCTGGAGCAGCACCGCCAGCGACCGGCCGACCTGATCATCCTCGACATCGGCCTGCCGGATATCAGCGGCTTTGAAACCTGCCGGCAACTGCGTCGTTTCAGCGAGGTGCCGGTGATGTTCCTCAGCGCCCGCGATGGCGAAATCGATCGGGTGGTGGGCCTGGAAATCGGCGCCGACGATTACGTGGTCAAACCCTTCAGCCCCCGTGAAGTGGCGGCCCGGGTGCGGGCGATCCTCAAGCGCATGGCGCCACGTGCCGAGTCGCTTGCCAGCATTGCGCAGTTGTTCCAGGTCGATACCCTGCGCATGCAGATCCACTACCGCGGCCAGGCCCTGAGCCTGACTCGGCACGAGTTCCGCCTGTTGCAAAGCCTGCTGGAGCAACCCGAGCGGGTGTTCAGCCGCGAGCAATTGCTCGATGCCGTCGGCGTTGCTGCCGATGCCGGTTACGAGCGCAGCATCGACAGCCATATCAAGAGCCTGCGCGCCAAGCTGCGCGCGGTGGCCGCCGACGCCGAGCCGATCCAGACCCACCGCGGCCTTGGCTACAGCTACAGCCCGAGCCACAGCTGA
- the creC gene encoding two-component system sensor histidine kinase CreC, whose translation MRLGIRIFLVYFLFVGLTGYFILSTVREQIRPGVRQSTEETLVDTANLLAEILHDDVKAGTLGQSRLPVLLRAYGQRQPKADIWGLSKNQVNHRIYVTDAQGKVLLDSAGVAVGEDYSRWNDVYLTLRGQYGARSTRSNPEDPESSVMHVAAPILDEGTIIGVVTVAKPNKSLQPYIDRSERRLLYLGLGLIGLGLLVGAALSWWLARSLRRLTRYAQAVSEGERTALPHYRGGELWQLAAAVERMRTQLEGKDYVERYVHTLTHELKSPLAAIRGASELLQGPMSDEQRQRFAGNIESESARMQHLIERLLNLAQVEQMQELEEQQQVPLAALVDELLLAQSARIESGELQVRQRVPAATRLLCDPFLMRQAIANLLDNALDFTPPGGLLVFELEHGDGRVALSLFNQGEAIPDYALGRLSERFYSLPRPLSGRKSTGLGLNFVEEVMQLHGGALEVANVEDGVRVRLWLPAKRLG comes from the coding sequence ATGCGCCTGGGCATCCGGATTTTCCTGGTGTACTTCCTGTTCGTCGGGCTGACCGGCTATTTCATTCTCAGCACCGTGCGTGAGCAGATTCGCCCCGGTGTGCGCCAGTCCACCGAAGAAACCCTGGTCGACACTGCCAACCTGCTGGCGGAAATCCTCCACGACGACGTCAAGGCCGGCACCCTCGGCCAGAGCCGTTTGCCGGTGCTGCTGCGCGCCTACGGCCAGCGCCAGCCCAAGGCTGATATCTGGGGCTTGTCGAAGAACCAGGTCAACCACCGCATCTACGTTACCGATGCCCAGGGCAAGGTCCTGCTCGATTCGGCAGGGGTGGCAGTGGGCGAGGACTATTCGCGCTGGAACGACGTCTACCTGACCCTGCGCGGCCAATATGGCGCGCGCTCGACCCGCAGCAACCCAGAAGACCCGGAGTCTTCGGTGATGCACGTGGCGGCGCCGATTCTGGATGAAGGCACGATCATTGGCGTGGTCACCGTGGCCAAGCCGAACAAGTCGCTGCAACCCTATATCGACCGCTCCGAACGACGCCTGCTGTACCTTGGCCTGGGTCTTATCGGCCTGGGCCTGCTGGTGGGCGCGGCGCTGTCGTGGTGGCTGGCGCGCTCGCTGCGCCGACTGACCCGTTACGCCCAGGCGGTGAGTGAAGGCGAGCGTACGGCGCTGCCGCATTACCGTGGCGGTGAGCTGTGGCAATTGGCGGCAGCGGTGGAGCGCATGCGTACCCAGCTCGAAGGCAAGGACTACGTCGAGCGTTACGTACACACCCTGACCCACGAGCTGAAAAGCCCGCTGGCGGCGATCCGTGGCGCCTCCGAGCTGCTCCAGGGGCCGATGAGCGACGAACAGCGCCAGCGTTTTGCCGGCAACATCGAAAGTGAAAGTGCGCGCATGCAGCACCTGATCGAACGCCTGCTCAACCTGGCCCAGGTCGAGCAGATGCAGGAGCTCGAAGAGCAGCAGCAGGTGCCGCTGGCGGCGTTGGTCGACGAGTTGCTGCTGGCCCAGAGCGCGCGCATCGAAAGCGGCGAATTGCAGGTGCGCCAGCGCGTGCCCGCTGCCACGCGACTGCTGTGTGACCCGTTCTTGATGCGCCAGGCCATCGCCAACCTGTTGGATAATGCCCTGGACTTCACCCCGCCAGGCGGATTGCTGGTGTTCGAACTGGAGCACGGTGACGGCCGCGTGGCCTTGAGCCTGTTCAACCAGGGCGAGGCGATTCCTGACTATGCCCTGGGCCGCCTCAGCGAGCGTTTCTACTCGCTGCCGCGACCGTTGAGCGGGCGCAAGAGCACCGGGCTGGGGCTGAACTTCGTCGAAGAAGTGATGCAACTGCATGGCGGTGCGCTGGAAGTGGCCAACGTCGAGGATGGCGTGCGCGTGCGTTTGTGGCTGCCGGCCAAGCGCCTGGGCTGA
- the creD gene encoding cell envelope integrity protein CreD: MNRKLSFKLAVIGFLVVLLLIPLFMIGGLIQDRQYQRDSVVRDIAQSSSFAQQITGPMLVVPYRKIERRWKTEEGKSFQEISQVNGHLYFLPETFDLNASIDTELRSRGIYEARLFHANSHINGHFEIPANWGITEDFADYRFEPAFLVVGISDIRGIEKGLQLQLNDQRLDFAAGTKLDWMSGGVHALLPGVDGKVETVLNYAFDLSLQGTEQLQVLPVGRTSSVAMAANWPHPSFDGNYLPVSRKIDAGGFSARWQTSFFSTNLEDALTQCVVNDKCNVFNGRAFGVSFIDPVDQYLKSERAIKYALLFIALTFAGFFLFEVLKGLSVHPIQYGLVGVALAFFYLLLLSLSEHTGFAMAYALSASGCVLLIGFYLCHVLHSAFRGMGFALGLAMLYGMLYSLLTAEDYALLMGSLLLFALLGVFMILTRRLDWYGVGQVKLA; the protein is encoded by the coding sequence ATGAACCGCAAACTGAGTTTCAAACTAGCCGTCATCGGCTTTCTGGTCGTACTACTGCTGATCCCGTTGTTCATGATCGGCGGTCTGATCCAGGACCGTCAGTACCAGCGTGATAGCGTGGTCCGCGACATTGCCCAAAGCTCAAGCTTCGCCCAGCAGATCACCGGGCCGATGCTGGTGGTGCCGTACCGCAAGATCGAACGACGCTGGAAGACCGAGGAGGGCAAGAGCTTCCAGGAAATCAGCCAGGTCAATGGCCACCTGTATTTCTTGCCGGAAACCTTCGACCTCAACGCCAGCATCGACACCGAGCTGCGTTCGCGCGGTATCTACGAGGCGCGCCTGTTCCACGCCAACAGTCATATCAATGGCCACTTCGAGATTCCGGCCAATTGGGGCATTACCGAGGACTTCGCGGATTACCGCTTTGAACCTGCGTTCCTGGTGGTCGGTATCAGCGACATCCGCGGCATCGAGAAAGGCCTGCAGCTGCAGCTCAACGACCAGCGCCTGGACTTTGCCGCCGGGACCAAGCTGGACTGGATGAGCGGAGGCGTGCACGCGCTGTTGCCGGGCGTCGATGGCAAGGTTGAGACCGTGCTCAATTATGCGTTCGACCTCAGCCTGCAAGGTACCGAACAGCTGCAGGTGTTGCCGGTGGGGCGGACCAGCAGCGTGGCCATGGCTGCCAACTGGCCGCATCCGAGTTTTGACGGCAACTACCTGCCCGTCAGCCGCAAGATCGATGCCGGTGGTTTCTCGGCGCGCTGGCAGACCTCGTTCTTCTCCACCAACCTTGAAGACGCCCTGACCCAGTGCGTGGTCAACGACAAGTGCAATGTTTTCAACGGCCGCGCCTTCGGTGTCAGCTTCATCGACCCGGTGGACCAGTACCTCAAGAGCGAGCGGGCGATCAAATATGCGCTGCTGTTCATTGCCCTGACCTTTGCCGGCTTCTTCCTTTTCGAAGTGCTCAAGGGCCTCAGCGTGCACCCGATCCAGTACGGCCTGGTGGGCGTGGCCCTGGCATTCTTCTACCTGCTGTTGCTGTCGTTGTCCGAACACACGGGCTTTGCCATGGCCTATGCCTTGTCGGCGAGCGGCTGCGTGTTGCTGATCGGTTTCTACCTGTGCCACGTACTGCACAGCGCGTTTCGCGGCATGGGCTTTGCCCTGGGCCTGGCGATGCTCTACGGCATGCTCTACAGCCTGCTGACGGCCGAGGATTACGCCTTGCTGATGGGTTCGCTGCTGCTGTTCGCGCTGCTGGGTGTGTTCATGATCCTGACCCGTCGCCTGGACTGGTATGGGGTTGGCCAGGTGAAGCTGGCATGA
- a CDS encoding glutathione S-transferase produces the protein MSAPSMTLFHSPASPFVRKVLVVLHETGQTDRVALQTVNLTPVDPVAELNQGNPAGKIPALRLADGSVLHDSRVICEYLDLQHVGNPLIPREGWPRWHRLTLASLADAIMDAAVLTRYETFLRPKDKQWDSWIDAQQDKIRRGLSNLEQEHFADLASGFDIAAIGVACALGYLDLRFPNFGWREQQPKLAGWYAQVCLRESMRATDPSAS, from the coding sequence ATGTCCGCACCGAGCATGACCCTGTTCCATTCGCCAGCCTCGCCGTTCGTGCGCAAGGTGCTGGTGGTGCTGCACGAAACCGGGCAAACCGACCGCGTGGCACTGCAGACCGTCAACCTCACCCCGGTCGACCCGGTGGCCGAGCTCAACCAGGGCAACCCGGCGGGCAAGATCCCGGCCCTGCGCCTGGCCGACGGTAGCGTGCTGCATGACAGCCGGGTGATCTGCGAATACCTCGACCTGCAGCATGTGGGTAACCCGCTGATCCCCCGTGAAGGCTGGCCGCGCTGGCATCGCCTGACCCTGGCGTCGCTGGCCGACGCGATCATGGATGCCGCGGTACTGACCCGTTACGAGACCTTCCTGCGGCCCAAGGACAAGCAATGGGACAGCTGGATCGACGCGCAACAGGACAAGATCCGTCGTGGCCTGAGCAATCTTGAGCAGGAACACTTCGCCGACCTGGCCTCGGGGTTCGACATCGCCGCCATCGGCGTGGCCTGCGCCCTGGGTTACCTCGACCTGCGCTTCCCCAACTTCGGCTGGCGTGAGCAGCAGCCGAAGCTGGCGGGGTGGTATGCGCAGGTATGCCTGCGTGAGTCGATGCGGGCGACTGATCCTTCAGCTAGCTGA